Proteins found in one Coffea eugenioides isolate CCC68of chromosome 5, Ceug_1.0, whole genome shotgun sequence genomic segment:
- the LOC113772329 gene encoding uncharacterized protein LOC113772329, producing the protein MAGATAKFHQNFAQNKMDKFYGDQESFTELIFGFIEEFSEDSSESSCSSTFEFDDRAIIDEGVDEDENFSIVEESKAFWESQEDLLQTALCRTTSIEKKIRQATKEAVRDISSVGLDCACEKMVGNSCEICLKKEICNRLRNAGYNCVVCKSKWRKSPEIPSGEHTYLEVVQNSKGAKGEVKIIVELNFRAQFEMARASEEYNRLINQLPEIFVGKFLRLQNLVKILCAASKKCMRERKMHIAPWRKYKYMLAKWHGSPDQQKVAPILSPVSYLGRATRPRTSMLTFDLVGSLQGIQCTTMIKVV; encoded by the exons ATGGCTGGAGCAACGGCtaaatttcaccaaaattttgCCCAGAACAAGATGGACAAGTTTTATGGTGATCAAGAAAGTTTTACCGAATTAATTTTTGGGTtcattgaggaattttctgagGATTCATCTGAGAGTTCCTGCAGCTCTACCTTTGAGTTTGACGATAGAGCTATAATTGACGAAGGTGTTGATGAGGATGAGAATTTTTCCATCGTCGAGGAGTCCAAAGCTTTCTGGGAATCCCAGGAAGATCTTCTCCAG ACAGCTCTGTGTAGGACTACTTCTATTGAAAAGAAAATCAGGCAGGCAACAAAGGAAGCTGTGAGGGATATAAGTTCAGTTGGTTTGGATTGTGCTTGTGAGAAAATGGTTGGCAATAGTTGTGAGATTTGTTTGAAGAAGGAAATCTGCAATCGCCTTCGAAATGCTGGATATAATTGTGTTGTTTGCAAGTCCAAGTGGAGAAAGTCGCCAGAAATTCCATCAG GGGAGCACACCTATTTGGAAGTGGTGCAAAACTCAAAAGGTGCTAAAGGAGAAGTGAAGATAATTGTTGAGCTGAATTTTAGAGCTCAATTTGAGATGGCTAGAGCAAGCGAAGAATACAACCGGTTAATCAACCAATTACCCGAAATTTTTGTTGGGAAATTTCTAAGACTACAAAATCTAGTAAAGATCTTATGTGCTGCATCCAAGAAATGCATGAGGGAGAGAAAAATGCACATTGCTCCATGGAGGAAGTATAAGTATATGCTAGCTAAATGGCACGGCTCACCGGATCAACAAAAAGTGGCTCCAATTTTGTCGCCCGTTAGTTACTTGGGTCGGGCAACGAGGCCAAGAACCTCGATGCTTACTTTTGATTTGGTTGGTAGTTTACAGGGAATACAATGTACCACAATGATCAAAGTAGTATGA